The Vibrio chagasii genome includes a region encoding these proteins:
- a CDS encoding IS5 family transposase encodes MPKPRYKTTNWKQYNQSLINRGSLTFWIDEEAISGWAQSKQNKRGRPRRFSDLAITTALMVKRVFSMPLRALQGFIDSIFRLAHVPLSCPHYTCISRRAKQVEVSFKTKTRGAIQHLAIDATGLKVYGEGEWKVKKHGTDGKRRVWRKLHIAVDTNTHEIIAAELSLSTVTDGEVLPNLLKQTRRSILEVSGDGAYDTRACHAAIKIKRAVALIPPRERAAFWERGHPRNIAVGCQKLYGSNKYWKERYGYHRRSLSETAMYRVKQLLGGRLSLRNYNAQVGETYAMIKALNKLTGLGMPETCRID; translated from the coding sequence ATGCCTAAACCTCGTTACAAAACAACCAACTGGAAGCAATATAACCAATCACTCATTAACCGTGGTTCTCTGACCTTTTGGATTGATGAAGAGGCAATAAGCGGCTGGGCGCAAAGCAAACAAAATAAGCGTGGGAGGCCACGTCGGTTCAGTGATTTAGCTATCACGACAGCACTCATGGTGAAACGGGTTTTTTCTATGCCATTGAGAGCGCTGCAAGGATTTATCGACTCGATATTTAGGTTAGCCCATGTACCGTTAAGTTGTCCGCATTACACCTGCATCAGTCGTAGAGCCAAGCAAGTTGAGGTCTCATTTAAGACTAAAACGAGAGGAGCGATACAGCACCTGGCCATTGATGCTACTGGCCTTAAGGTTTATGGCGAAGGTGAATGGAAAGTCAAAAAACATGGGACGGATGGCAAGCGTAGAGTCTGGCGAAAGCTTCATATTGCCGTCGATACCAACACTCATGAGATCATTGCCGCCGAGCTAAGTTTATCAACGGTTACAGATGGAGAAGTACTCCCGAATTTACTAAAACAAACACGCCGAAGTATCCTTGAGGTGTCTGGTGATGGCGCTTATGACACAAGAGCGTGTCACGCTGCTATTAAGATTAAGCGAGCCGTTGCGCTTATTCCCCCAAGAGAAAGAGCAGCCTTCTGGGAGCGTGGTCACCCTCGAAATATCGCCGTGGGTTGCCAGAAGCTATACGGTTCAAATAAGTATTGGAAAGAGCGGTATGGATACCACAGACGTTCATTGTCAGAAACAGCGATGTATCGAGTTAAACAGTTGCTAGGAGGCCGATTGAGCTTAAGAAATTACAATGCACAGGTGGGGGAAACTTACGCGATGATAAAAGCGTTGAACAAGCTTACTGGGTTAGGTATGCCTGAAACTTGTCGTATTGACTAA
- a CDS encoding CBS domain-containing protein produces the protein MIKVEDMMTRNPHTLLRSHSLADAKHTMEALDIRHIPVVDADRKLLGVVTQRDVLAAQESSLQNIPPAQSFTLSTPLNDIMHKNVMSVEPRAGLKESAIYMQKHKVGCLPVVSHGELVGIITDSDFVTIAINLLELQEEVEPEEAEVD, from the coding sequence ATGATCAAGGTTGAAGATATGATGACTCGCAACCCTCATACTTTATTGCGCTCACATTCATTGGCCGATGCTAAGCACACCATGGAAGCTCTTGATATCCGCCATATCCCAGTCGTCGATGCCGATAGAAAACTATTGGGCGTAGTCACCCAACGAGACGTTCTCGCCGCCCAAGAATCTAGCCTACAAAACATTCCGCCAGCTCAATCTTTTACCCTATCGACTCCTCTCAACGACATCATGCACAAAAACGTTATGTCAGTAGAGCCTCGAGCTGGGTTAAAAGAGTCTGCTATTTACATGCAGAAGCATAAAGTGGGCTGCTTACCAGTGGTCAGTCATGGCGAGCTGGTTGGCATCATCACCGACAGTGACTTCGTCACCATCGCGATTAACTTGCTTGAACTGCAAGAAGAAGTAGAGCCAGAAGAAGCTGAAGTGGATTGA
- the queA gene encoding tRNA preQ1(34) S-adenosylmethionine ribosyltransferase-isomerase QueA: protein MQVSDFHFDLPDELIARYPQEERTASRLLKLDGNNGNLTDGSFKDVLDLVEPGDLVVFNNTRVIPARVFGRKASGGKLEVLVERMLDEKSILAHVRCSKSPKPGTKLFLGENDEYEAEMVARHDALFEIHFTSDQSVLEILNSVGHMPLPPYIDRPDEDADKERYQTVYNEKPGAVAAPTAGLHFDDKLMADMKAKGVEFAYVTLHVGAGTFQPVKVDNINDHHMHAEYVEVPQEVVDAVAATKARGGRIIAVGTTSVRSLESAAQDALKNGTELVPFFGDTEIFIFPGYEYQLVDCLITNFHLPESTLIMLVSAFAGYDHVMAAYDHAVKSEYRFFSYGDAMFINKKTS from the coding sequence ATGCAAGTTTCAGATTTTCACTTTGACCTACCAGATGAACTCATTGCTCGCTACCCTCAAGAAGAGCGTACAGCAAGCCGCCTGCTTAAATTAGATGGCAATAACGGCAACCTAACTGATGGTTCGTTCAAGGACGTTTTAGATTTGGTGGAACCAGGCGATCTGGTTGTTTTCAACAACACTCGCGTTATCCCTGCTCGTGTATTTGGTCGCAAAGCTTCAGGCGGTAAGCTTGAGGTGTTGGTTGAGCGTATGCTGGATGAGAAAAGCATTCTGGCTCATGTTCGTTGTTCTAAGTCACCAAAGCCGGGTACTAAGCTGTTCCTTGGTGAGAATGATGAGTACGAAGCAGAAATGGTCGCGCGTCATGATGCGTTATTTGAAATCCATTTCACATCTGATCAAAGCGTTTTAGAGATTCTGAACAGCGTTGGTCACATGCCACTGCCTCCTTATATTGATCGTCCAGATGAAGACGCAGATAAAGAGCGTTACCAGACGGTCTATAATGAAAAGCCAGGTGCAGTAGCTGCACCAACAGCGGGTCTTCACTTTGACGACAAGCTAATGGCAGACATGAAAGCTAAAGGCGTTGAGTTTGCATATGTAACGCTGCACGTTGGCGCGGGCACATTCCAGCCAGTAAAAGTAGACAACATCAACGATCACCACATGCATGCAGAGTACGTTGAAGTACCGCAAGAAGTGGTGGATGCGGTTGCGGCAACGAAAGCTCGTGGTGGACGTATTATCGCAGTGGGTACAACATCGGTTCGTTCTCTAGAAAGTGCAGCACAAGACGCTCTGAAAAACGGTACAGAATTAGTGCCATTCTTTGGTGATACAGAAATCTTTATTTTCCCTGGTTACGAATACCAGTTGGTCGATTGCCTTATCACTAACTTCCACCTACCTGAATCGACTCTGATTATGTTGGTGAGTGCGTTTGCAGGTTACGACCATGTGATGGCTGCATACGATCATGCAGTGAAGAGCGAATACCGCTTCTTCAGCTATGGTGACGCGATGTTCATCAACAAGAAAACTAGCTGA
- the tgt gene encoding tRNA guanosine(34) transglycosylase Tgt, translated as MKLKYELKKTNAGARRGQLQFERGTVETPAFMPVGTYGTVKGMTPEEVKDTGAEILLGNTFHLWLRPGQEIMKMHGDLHDFMNWQGPILTDSGGFQVFSLGAMRKITEEGVHFRNPVNGDKIFMDAEKSMEIQKDLGSDIVMIFDECTPYPATHKEAKDSMEMSLRWAERSRNHFDKLENPNSLFGIVQGGVYEDLRDVSVKGLTEIGFDGYAVGGLAVGEPKEDMHRILEHTCPQLPEDKPRYLMGVGKPEDLVEGVRRGIDMFDCVMPTRNARNGHLFVTEGVIKIRNAKHKTDTTPLDSECDCYTCKNYSKSYLHHLDRCNEILGARLNTIHNLRFYQRVMSDIRQSIDEDRFEEFVAEFYARMGREVPPLGKES; from the coding sequence GTGAAATTAAAATACGAACTTAAAAAAACAAACGCTGGTGCGCGTCGTGGTCAACTTCAGTTTGAGCGCGGTACTGTCGAAACACCAGCATTCATGCCTGTAGGTACTTACGGTACTGTAAAAGGTATGACTCCTGAAGAAGTAAAAGACACAGGTGCTGAAATCCTACTAGGTAACACGTTCCACCTATGGCTACGTCCTGGTCAAGAAATCATGAAAATGCACGGTGACTTGCACGATTTCATGAACTGGCAAGGTCCTATCCTGACCGATTCAGGCGGCTTCCAAGTATTCAGCTTAGGTGCGATGCGTAAAATCACTGAAGAGGGTGTTCACTTCCGTAACCCGGTAAACGGTGACAAGATCTTCATGGACGCTGAGAAGTCTATGGAAATCCAAAAAGACCTAGGCTCAGACATCGTAATGATTTTTGATGAGTGTACGCCTTACCCTGCGACACACAAAGAAGCGAAAGACTCAATGGAGATGTCTCTTCGTTGGGCTGAGCGTTCTCGTAACCACTTCGACAAACTTGAAAACCCGAACTCACTATTCGGTATCGTTCAAGGTGGTGTATACGAAGACCTACGTGATGTATCGGTTAAAGGCCTAACTGAAATTGGCTTTGATGGATACGCAGTAGGTGGCCTAGCAGTAGGCGAACCAAAAGAAGATATGCACCGCATTCTTGAGCACACATGTCCTCAACTGCCTGAAGATAAGCCACGTTACCTAATGGGCGTAGGCAAACCGGAAGACCTAGTTGAAGGTGTTCGCCGTGGTATCGATATGTTTGACTGTGTAATGCCAACGCGAAATGCACGTAACGGCCACCTGTTTGTGACTGAAGGTGTGATCAAGATCCGTAATGCGAAGCATAAAACCGATACAACACCACTAGATTCAGAGTGTGACTGTTACACTTGTAAGAACTACAGCAAGTCGTACTTGCACCATTTGGATCGTTGTAACGAAATCCTAGGTGCTCGACTGAACACGATTCATAACCTGCGTTTCTACCAACGAGTAATGTCTGACATTCGTCAGTCTATCGATGAAGACCGCTTTGAAGAGTTTGTTGCAGAGTTCTACGCAAGAATGGGGCGTGAAGTGCCACCACTAGGTAAAGAATCTTAG
- the yajC gene encoding preprotein translocase subunit YajC: protein MFISQAHAAAEGAPAGGGFEMLIMLGMFAVIFYFMIYRPQAKRVKEHKNLMASMGKGDEVLTSGGLIGKITKIAEDNDYVAIELNANNEVVIKKDFVTAVLPKGTLKSL, encoded by the coding sequence ATGTTTATTTCTCAAGCTCACGCAGCAGCAGAAGGTGCACCAGCAGGCGGCGGTTTCGAAATGCTTATCATGCTAGGCATGTTCGCTGTGATCTTTTACTTCATGATCTACCGTCCACAAGCTAAGCGCGTTAAAGAGCACAAAAACCTAATGGCTTCTATGGGCAAAGGCGACGAAGTTCTTACTAGCGGCGGTCTGATCGGTAAAATCACTAAGATTGCAGAAGACAACGACTACGTTGCGATCGAACTGAACGCAAACAACGAAGTAGTTATCAAGAAAGACTTCGTAACAGCAGTGCTACCAAAAGGTACTCTGAAATCTCTATAA
- the secD gene encoding protein translocase subunit SecD, with product MLNRYPLWKYLMVVFTIAIAALYALPNIYGEDPAVQVTGARGASVDMSTLDAVTNALEAENLSTKSVALENGSILVRFNDTDSQISARDVITEALDEDVIVALNLAASTPDWLESIGAAPMKLGLDLRGGVHFLMEVDMDAAMEKLVGQQEEAFRSELREEKIRYRAIRPSGKDAVEVILRNEEQLAEAKSLLQSKHQDMTFVDSDSNGRFSLIANFTEARLQEIRNYAVEQNITILRNRVNELGVAEPLVQRQGASRIVVELPGVQDTARAKEILGATATLEFREVDSSADLAAAASGRAPAGSEIKQDRDGRPVVLKKRVILGGSSITDASSSVDEYGRPQVNISLDSEGGSKMSAFSRQNIGKLMATVFAEYKDSGRKTPEGKVILTKHEEVINQATIQSALGRNFRITGIDSTAEAHNLALLLRAGALIAPISIVEERTIGPSMGQQNIDMGIMAMVWGMAAVMLFTLLYYRSFGLIANVALMANLVLIIGVMSMIPGATMTLPGIAGIVLTVGMAVDANVLIFERIREELREGRSPQQAIHQGYANAFSTIADANITTLLTAIILFAVGTGAIKGFAVTLSIGILTSMFTAIVGTRCIVNLMYGGKRVKKLSI from the coding sequence GTGCTAAACCGTTATCCGTTATGGAAGTACCTGATGGTGGTGTTTACCATTGCCATCGCTGCGTTGTACGCACTTCCAAATATATACGGTGAAGATCCGGCAGTTCAAGTTACAGGGGCGCGTGGCGCCTCTGTAGATATGTCTACGCTGGATGCTGTCACCAATGCTCTTGAAGCAGAAAACCTTTCAACTAAATCCGTTGCTCTCGAAAACGGTTCCATTCTTGTTCGCTTTAATGACACAGACTCTCAAATTAGTGCTCGTGATGTTATCACTGAAGCATTAGACGAAGACGTTATCGTTGCATTAAACCTAGCGGCTTCAACACCGGATTGGCTTGAATCTATTGGTGCTGCACCAATGAAGCTTGGTCTTGACCTACGTGGTGGTGTTCACTTCTTGATGGAAGTGGATATGGACGCTGCAATGGAAAAGCTAGTTGGCCAACAAGAAGAAGCGTTCCGTAGTGAACTTCGTGAAGAGAAGATCCGTTACCGTGCAATTCGTCCATCGGGCAAAGATGCGGTAGAAGTGATCTTACGTAATGAAGAGCAGCTTGCTGAAGCGAAATCGCTACTGCAATCTAAGCACCAAGACATGACATTCGTAGACTCTGACTCGAATGGTCGTTTTTCTTTGATTGCTAACTTCACTGAAGCTCGTCTTCAAGAAATCCGTAACTACGCGGTAGAGCAAAACATTACCATTCTACGTAATCGTGTGAACGAACTTGGTGTTGCTGAGCCTTTGGTTCAACGTCAAGGCGCTAGCCGTATCGTAGTGGAATTGCCAGGTGTTCAAGACACGGCTCGTGCTAAAGAAATCCTTGGTGCGACAGCAACGCTTGAATTCCGTGAAGTTGACAGCAGTGCTGACTTAGCTGCTGCCGCTTCTGGTCGTGCCCCTGCTGGTAGTGAAATCAAGCAAGACCGTGACGGTCGCCCTGTGGTACTTAAGAAGCGCGTTATCCTAGGTGGTTCTAGCATTACAGATGCAAGTTCAAGTGTTGATGAATATGGTCGTCCTCAAGTTAATATCTCGCTAGACAGCGAAGGTGGTAGCAAGATGTCTGCGTTCTCTCGTCAAAATATCGGTAAGCTAATGGCAACCGTATTTGCAGAGTACAAAGACAGCGGTCGTAAGACACCTGAAGGTAAAGTGATTCTTACTAAGCATGAAGAAGTGATTAACCAAGCGACGATTCAATCTGCTCTTGGCCGTAACTTCCGTATTACTGGTATCGACTCTACAGCTGAAGCTCATAACTTGGCACTTCTACTTCGTGCTGGTGCTCTGATTGCGCCTATCTCGATTGTTGAAGAACGTACGATTGGTCCATCTATGGGTCAACAAAACATCGATATGGGTATCATGGCGATGGTTTGGGGTATGGCTGCAGTAATGCTATTTACGCTGCTTTACTACCGTAGCTTTGGTCTTATCGCGAACGTTGCGCTAATGGCGAACTTGGTATTGATTATTGGTGTGATGTCAATGATCCCTGGTGCAACCATGACGCTACCAGGTATTGCCGGTATCGTATTAACGGTCGGTATGGCGGTCGATGCCAACGTACTAATCTTTGAGCGTATACGTGAAGAGCTTCGAGAGGGACGCAGTCCACAACAAGCGATTCACCAAGGTTACGCGAACGCATTCAGCACAATCGCCGATGCGAACATCACCACGCTTCTAACGGCAATCATTCTATTTGCGGTTGGTACTGGTGCGATCAAAGGCTTCGCGGTAACGCTGTCTATCGGTATCCTGACTTCTATGTTTACAGCTATTGTCGGCACACGTTGTATCGTGAACCTGATGTATGGCGGCAAACGCGTTAAGAAACTGTCGATCTAA
- the secF gene encoding protein translocase subunit SecF, which yields MFQILKAQKMIDFMRWSKVAFVLSILMIGAAIFTLTTKSLNWGLDFTGGTLIEVGFEQPAHLPDIRSALEAEGFGDATVQNFGSARDVMVRLRPRDGVAGETLGNQILSAIEKGTGEQVEMRRIEFVGPNVGDELTEAGGLAILVSLICILIYVSVRFEWRLAAGAVLALAHDVIITLGVFSLMQIEVDLTIVAALLTVVGYSLNDTIVVFDRIRENFRKMRKGEAPEVLNSSITQTLSRTLITSGTTLFVVIALFVQGGAMIHGFATALLLGITVGTYSSIYVASALAMKLGITREHLMPPQVEKEGEEFDEMP from the coding sequence ATGTTTCAGATTCTAAAAGCACAAAAAATGATCGACTTTATGCGTTGGTCAAAGGTTGCCTTTGTTCTCTCTATCTTGATGATTGGTGCAGCTATCTTCACTCTTACAACGAAATCGTTGAACTGGGGTTTAGACTTTACTGGCGGTACTCTGATTGAAGTGGGTTTTGAACAACCAGCACACCTTCCTGATATCCGTAGTGCACTTGAAGCCGAAGGCTTTGGTGATGCAACGGTACAGAACTTCGGTTCAGCTCGTGATGTAATGGTACGTCTTCGCCCTCGTGATGGCGTTGCTGGTGAAACGCTTGGTAACCAAATCCTTTCAGCTATCGAGAAAGGCACAGGTGAACAAGTTGAAATGCGTCGTATCGAGTTTGTTGGCCCTAACGTAGGTGATGAGCTAACAGAAGCGGGTGGCCTTGCTATCCTAGTTTCTCTTATCTGTATCTTGATCTACGTATCTGTGCGATTCGAATGGCGTTTGGCGGCAGGTGCGGTACTTGCACTGGCGCACGACGTTATCATCACGCTGGGCGTATTCTCTCTAATGCAAATTGAGGTCGACCTGACCATCGTAGCTGCCTTGCTAACGGTAGTCGGTTACTCGCTCAACGACACCATTGTTGTATTCGACCGTATTCGTGAGAACTTCCGTAAGATGCGTAAAGGCGAAGCCCCTGAAGTACTGAACAGCTCAATCACACAAACATTGAGCCGTACGTTGATCACTTCTGGTACAACCTTGTTCGTAGTTATCGCACTGTTTGTTCAGGGCGGCGCTATGATTCACGGTTTCGCGACTGCACTTCTACTAGGTATTACGGTTGGTACTTACTCTTCTATCTATGTTGCTTCTGCACTGGCTATGAAGTTGGGTATTACACGTGAACACCTAATGCCACCACAAGTGGAAAAAGAAGGTGAAGAGTTTGACGAAATGCCATAA